One Haloimpatiens massiliensis genomic region harbors:
- a CDS encoding site-specific integrase, translating to MATFRKRNNKWEFTMYTGDRDANGKRERIYKGGFKTKKAAENAAALLITEIEKGTYFKVEKTTFDIYMEKFLTSIKPQLTNKTFNTYKYIATKHLIPYFGKMELSKIKAIHVQEFYTESLKEVSSTTVRHFHNLLNKAFNQAIKWQIVNINPCIAVDKPKRAKAELNVYDEVQLNKLLERLKNMTCYIPVMLAATTGMRLGEIAGLTWDKVNLDEGIIYVEKQLQKVDDFLELLPLKTESSKRKIILLDYTIKELKQLNKEQKENKLKYGEYYQETNFVVCQKKTGLPYEPQYISRNYNRVMKEYGICEELTIPYIRFHDLRHTHATLMLKANINPKIVAERLGHSSVNLTLNTYSHVLPDMQKEAVNKLNNIICK from the coding sequence ATGGCCACATTCAGAAAACGTAATAATAAATGGGAATTTACAATGTATACTGGTGATAGAGATGCCAACGGAAAAAGAGAACGGATCTATAAGGGCGGCTTTAAAACTAAAAAAGCAGCTGAAAATGCTGCCGCTTTGTTAATAACTGAAATTGAGAAGGGAACTTATTTTAAAGTTGAAAAAACAACTTTTGATATTTACATGGAAAAATTTCTAACCTCAATAAAACCACAACTAACTAATAAAACATTTAATACCTATAAATATATTGCCACTAAGCACTTGATACCTTACTTTGGTAAAATGGAACTATCTAAAATAAAAGCTATTCATGTCCAGGAGTTCTATACTGAAAGCTTAAAAGAGGTGTCCAGTACCACTGTTAGGCACTTTCATAATTTATTAAATAAAGCCTTTAACCAGGCTATTAAATGGCAAATAGTTAATATAAACCCTTGTATAGCAGTTGATAAACCTAAAAGGGCAAAAGCTGAATTAAATGTATATGATGAAGTTCAATTAAATAAGTTATTAGAACGCTTAAAGAATATGACATGTTATATTCCTGTAATGTTAGCAGCAACTACAGGGATGCGATTAGGAGAAATTGCTGGCCTTACATGGGATAAAGTTAATTTAGATGAAGGTATCATATACGTAGAAAAGCAACTCCAAAAGGTTGACGATTTCCTGGAGCTGCTCCCATTAAAAACTGAAAGTTCAAAACGTAAAATTATCTTATTAGATTATACCATAAAAGAACTGAAGCAATTAAATAAAGAACAAAAAGAAAATAAATTAAAATACGGTGAATATTATCAAGAAACGAATTTCGTCGTATGTCAAAAGAAAACTGGTTTGCCTTATGAACCACAGTATATATCAAGAAATTATAATAGGGTTATGAAAGAATATGGTATATGTGAAGAGCTAACTATCCCATATATAAGATTTCACGACTTAAGACACACACACGCCACCTTAATGTTAAAGGCTAATATTAACCCTAAGATAGTAGCTGAACGCCTAGGGCATAGCTCTGTAAACCTAACATTAAATACTTATTCTCATGTACTCCCAGATATGCAAAAAGAAGCGGTTAATAAATTAAATAATATTATATGTAAATAG
- a CDS encoding Uma2 family endonuclease, translating into MINNTIQNKIYTYADYKTFPENEPIEIIEGEIYNMAPAPSRIHQKLINELSYVINHYIKSNNGPCELYTAPFDVLLKNNNEPLDSCKNVVQPDISVICDKNKLTDKGCTGAPNMIIEIVSPYNPSNDYIKKAYLYEKYGVSEYWIVNPINKTILVYNLDENKEYGSPEMYNFTHKIKVNTFNNLDIDFNSFNL; encoded by the coding sequence ATGATTAACAATACTATTCAAAATAAAATTTACACCTATGCTGATTACAAAACCTTTCCGGAGAATGAACCAATAGAAATTATAGAGGGGGAAATTTACAACATGGCTCCAGCACCTTCAAGGATACATCAAAAACTAATTAATGAACTATCTTATGTTATAAACCACTATATAAAATCTAATAATGGTCCATGTGAATTATATACGGCTCCATTTGATGTACTACTAAAGAATAATAATGAACCCTTAGACAGTTGTAAGAATGTTGTGCAACCAGACATATCAGTTATATGTGATAAAAATAAATTAACTGATAAAGGCTGCACTGGTGCACCTAATATGATAATTGAAATAGTATCACCTTATAACCCTAGTAACGACTATATAAAAAAGGCTTACTTATATGAAAAGTATGGTGTTAGTGAATACTGGATAGTAAACCCTATAAATAAAACAATACTTGTGTATAACCTTGATGAAAATAAGGAATATGGCTCTCCGGAAATGTATAATTTCACCCATAAGATTAAGGTAAATACATTTAATAACTTAGACATAGATTTTAATTCATTTAATTTATAA
- a CDS encoding helix-turn-helix domain-containing protein: MLGKAIKQIREKKGLTQKQLSDDSGISISYIQQLEYGKKENPSTEILKKISEALGVSIINLIDIDGNISKGFKEIDNTIEVGINKTFKDSFSQFISDKRYLLDIKKYKSKEEYDQELENLYNATIEFIEFYCYKLKNKDNK, translated from the coding sequence ATGCTAGGAAAAGCAATTAAACAAATCAGAGAGAAAAAAGGTCTTACTCAAAAGCAATTATCTGATGACTCTGGAATTTCAATATCATATATTCAACAATTAGAATATGGGAAAAAAGAAAATCCCAGTACTGAGATATTAAAAAAAATTTCTGAGGCTCTTGGTGTATCTATAATCAATTTAATTGATATTGATGGCAATATAAGCAAAGGTTTTAAAGAAATAGATAATACAATAGAAGTTGGAATTAATAAAACTTTTAAAGATTCTTTTTCACAATTTATATCTGATAAAAGATATTTATTAGATATAAAGAAGTATAAATCTAAAGAAGAATATGACCAAGAATTAGAAAACTTATATAATGCAACTATTGAATTTATTGAATTTTATTGCTACAAATTAAAAAATAAAGACAACAAATAG
- a CDS encoding replicative DNA helicase, which translates to MINLIDTRANEVEILSLMLKDKDSRIEVINKLKADYFSTDLYKRLFKTIENMERNQENIDLTLVIQKMDMLSLRKDGDIVEVSEIYNNFSTPITLNQHIEKLIEGYRSNEFKKKMYNLSLTDKPLDTDGVINELSKIIEDRQIEESSTITLQEWLLNEVSERIELDKPKPMGLLTGYRDLDKILKGIVPGSLVTLLARSGIGKTTFSTELTKKIACKGEAVTYFSLEMPPEQMYLKMVLSQAKLRVDDYISITRNSGKIVESLSIASNKISALNINFLQERNIDKIINLINYYVRKKNTKVFFIDYLNILGSNMNTSNTDILYNEITAELKQVALKTGSIIFLIAQSNRAVDKQQDKRPNVKDIKDSSSIEQNSDYIIALYRNLDFNNPTKRQELNDQGKINYRKPNADVNPECFELIVLKNRHTGECGTVYFKYLSNLGYLDWPY; encoded by the coding sequence TTGATTAACTTAATAGACACCAGGGCAAATGAGGTTGAAATACTTAGCCTCATGCTTAAGGATAAAGATTCTAGAATTGAGGTAATCAATAAATTAAAGGCTGATTATTTTAGCACAGATTTATATAAAAGGTTATTCAAAACTATAGAAAATATGGAGCGTAATCAAGAAAATATTGATTTAACTCTAGTAATTCAAAAGATGGATATGTTGAGCTTGAGAAAAGATGGGGACATAGTAGAAGTATCAGAGATTTACAACAACTTTTCAACTCCTATCACATTAAATCAGCACATTGAAAAATTAATTGAAGGCTATAGATCCAATGAGTTTAAAAAGAAAATGTATAACCTTAGTTTAACAGATAAACCTCTAGATACTGATGGGGTTATAAATGAACTTAGTAAAATAATAGAAGATAGGCAAATAGAAGAATCAAGCACTATAACACTACAAGAATGGTTATTAAATGAAGTTAGTGAGCGTATAGAACTTGATAAGCCTAAGCCAATGGGTTTATTAACTGGATATAGGGATTTAGATAAAATATTAAAGGGAATAGTACCAGGCAGTTTAGTTACTTTACTGGCCAGAAGTGGTATTGGAAAGACTACTTTTTCAACAGAATTAACTAAAAAGATAGCTTGCAAAGGTGAAGCAGTGACGTATTTTTCTTTAGAAATGCCACCGGAACAAATGTATTTAAAAATGGTTTTATCCCAGGCTAAATTAAGAGTAGATGATTATATATCCATTACTAGAAATAGCGGAAAGATAGTTGAGAGCTTATCAATAGCAAGTAATAAGATATCCGCCTTAAATATTAATTTTTTACAAGAGAGAAACATTGATAAAATAATAAACTTAATAAATTACTATGTAAGAAAAAAGAATACTAAAGTGTTTTTTATAGACTACTTAAACATACTAGGCAGCAACATGAACACAAGCAATACAGATATTTTATATAACGAAATTACCGCAGAACTTAAGCAAGTGGCATTAAAGACAGGATCCATTATATTCTTAATAGCACAATCTAATAGAGCAGTGGATAAACAACAGGATAAAAGGCCTAATGTTAAGGATATAAAGGATTCATCTTCAATAGAACAAAACAGTGACTATATAATAGCACTTTATAGAAATTTGGATTTTAATAATCCTACTAAAAGACAGGAACTTAATGACCAGGGAAAGATAAATTATAGAAAGCCTAACGCAGATGTGAATCCGGAATGCTTTGAATTGATAGTTTTGAAAAATAGGCATACCGGAGAATGTGGAACGGTATATTTCAAGTATTTATCTAACTTAGGATATTTGGATTGGCCATATTAA
- the serS gene encoding serine--tRNA ligase encodes MLDIKKIRNNTEEIKNAMNNRGEAFSVNLIDEIVNLDKRRREILVEVEELKKKRNEESASIGKMIKEGKDVAELKEHMKGLSEKIKNLDVELGQVDEKINYNMLRIPNIPNPEVPEGDTDDDNVEIRKWGEPRNFDFEAKAHWDIGTDLDMLDFERAGKVTGSRFTVYKGMGARLERSIINYFLDSHTEKNGYKEILPPYMVNRESMTGTGQLPKFEEDAFKITNDDYFLIPTAEVPVTNLHRNEILKGEDLPVKYAAYSACFRSEAGSAGRDTRGLIRQHQFNKVELVKFTKPEDSYEELEKLTRDAESVLQGLGLPYRVVKICKGDLGFTAAFKYDIEVWMPSYGRYVEISSCSNFEDFQARRANIKYKENAKAKPEFVHTLNGSGVAVGRTVAAILENYQNEDGSVTIPEALKCYMGGKEIIK; translated from the coding sequence ATGTTAGATATTAAAAAGATAAGAAATAATACAGAAGAAATTAAAAATGCTATGAACAATAGAGGTGAGGCTTTTAGCGTTAACTTAATTGATGAAATAGTTAATTTAGATAAGAGAAGAAGAGAAATATTAGTTGAAGTAGAAGAATTAAAGAAAAAAAGAAATGAAGAATCAGCTTCAATAGGAAAAATGATAAAAGAAGGAAAAGATGTAGCTGAACTTAAAGAGCATATGAAAGGTTTATCTGAAAAAATAAAGAATTTAGATGTAGAATTAGGCCAAGTTGATGAAAAAATAAATTACAATATGCTTAGAATACCTAATATTCCGAACCCAGAAGTACCAGAAGGGGATACAGATGATGACAATGTTGAAATAAGAAAATGGGGAGAGCCAAGAAATTTCGATTTTGAAGCTAAAGCCCATTGGGATATAGGAACAGATTTAGATATGCTAGATTTTGAAAGAGCAGGAAAGGTAACTGGTTCAAGATTTACTGTTTATAAAGGTATGGGTGCAAGACTTGAAAGGTCAATAATTAATTATTTCTTAGATTCTCATACTGAAAAAAATGGGTACAAAGAAATACTTCCTCCTTACATGGTAAATAGAGAAAGTATGACAGGAACTGGACAATTACCTAAGTTTGAGGAAGATGCTTTTAAAATTACAAATGATGACTATTTCTTAATACCAACAGCAGAAGTTCCAGTTACAAATCTTCATAGGAATGAGATATTAAAAGGTGAAGATTTACCTGTTAAATATGCTGCATACAGCGCATGCTTTAGATCTGAAGCAGGTTCTGCCGGAAGAGATACAAGAGGCCTTATAAGACAGCATCAATTTAATAAAGTAGAGCTTGTTAAATTTACAAAACCAGAGGACTCTTATGAAGAATTAGAAAAGTTAACTAGAGATGCAGAAAGTGTTTTACAGGGACTAGGACTTCCTTATAGAGTGGTTAAGATATGTAAGGGAGACTTAGGATTTACAGCAGCTTTTAAATATGATATAGAAGTTTGGATGCCAAGCTATGGAAGATATGTTGAAATATCAAGCTGCAGTAATTTTGAAGATTTCCAAGCTAGACGTGCTAATATAAAATATAAAGAAAATGCAAAAGCTAAGCCAGAATTTGTACACACTTTAAATGGATCTGGAGTAGCGGTAGGAAGAACAGTAGCAGCTATACTTGAAAATTACCAAAATGAAGATGGTAGTGTAACTATTCCAGAAGCCCTAAAATGCTACATGGGAGGCAAAGAAATCATAAAATAA
- a CDS encoding UPF0182 family protein translates to MKKKWRVIVPLFIVVIILACLNSIVKLVVDIKWFREVGYLSVYFTKLFAVLKIMLPVFLLVYFALWIYYKSLKKSIYKLREDRELLNTKKYNKIFIIIDLIVSFIVSLNLSRSYWYTILQYKNSVNFNIKDPMFNKDLSFFVFKLPLIQSIYNLLMTLCFVLVIVTFIAYLILNTKDKVMNGGHLRNVKTFTSGFKSGITKFAGRQLAIVSALILLLLSLGYMIKAWNLVYSPRGVVFGASYTDVKVSLYFYRVITVLSIITAVVVLVSLLASKIKPIVISIVLIFVLIVGENLAAVFVQNFVVKSNEKTLEKKYVEYNIDYTRKGFNIDKIDSKDFPIENNLAAKDLKDNKETIENIKVNSVNQVLEYYNQIQVLKYYYTFKDMDVDRYNINGKNTQVFMAAREIDVDSLKDKASTWQNRHLTYTHGYGVAMNKVNAVTSSGKPEFLVKDIPVENNMNIDLKDPRIYFGEETSEYAVVNTKIGELDYPDGNTNKTTKYSGTAGIKMNGLNKVLFSIYEKNPKFLLSRDITKESKIVINRNIMERVKKIAPFILYDKDPYIVMNEGKLYWIMDGYSVSDRYPFSQPYNGINYIRNSVKVVIDAVNGDTDFYVIDDKDPVVQNFSKIFPKLFKEYSKMPEGLKGHIKYPEDLFNIQCNVLGKYHVTDPMVFYSGDDLWDVSKNEKQVENEKKEEKNPPSYIIMKLPGESKEEMVVTQYFNVNRKNNMEALLCGRMDGENYGKLILYNFNNESVESPYLFKQSIKQDANISKEISLWNQKGSGSGVIFGDTQIIPIKNSLLYVEPLYIRASGKESIPQMKRVIISYGDKMVIEENIEKALNEIFNIKNKEEEKASKDEQKEKTEQLDNSEFKKAKELYDKAMEAQKKGDWANYGEYINQLGKLLENVIK, encoded by the coding sequence TTGAAAAAGAAGTGGAGAGTTATAGTCCCATTATTTATAGTAGTAATAATTCTAGCCTGCTTAAACAGTATAGTTAAGCTTGTAGTAGATATAAAATGGTTTAGAGAAGTAGGATATTTAAGCGTATATTTTACAAAATTATTTGCAGTATTAAAGATAATGCTTCCAGTATTCCTCCTAGTTTATTTTGCCCTTTGGATATATTATAAGAGTTTAAAAAAATCTATATATAAATTAAGAGAAGATAGGGAACTTTTAAATACTAAAAAGTACAATAAAATATTCATAATTATAGATTTAATAGTTTCATTTATAGTATCATTAAATCTATCTAGAAGCTATTGGTATACAATACTTCAATATAAAAACAGTGTTAATTTTAATATAAAAGATCCTATGTTTAATAAAGACTTGTCTTTTTTCGTATTTAAACTTCCATTGATACAATCTATTTATAATTTACTAATGACATTATGTTTTGTACTAGTTATAGTTACTTTTATTGCTTATTTAATCTTAAATACTAAGGATAAGGTTATGAATGGGGGTCATTTAAGAAATGTTAAAACATTTACCTCTGGTTTCAAAAGTGGCATAACAAAATTTGCAGGAAGGCAACTAGCGATAGTATCAGCTTTAATACTTTTATTACTTTCACTTGGATATATGATAAAGGCATGGAATTTAGTATATTCTCCAAGGGGAGTAGTTTTTGGGGCAAGCTATACAGATGTTAAGGTTAGTTTGTATTTTTATAGAGTAATAACTGTTTTATCCATAATAACTGCTGTAGTGGTTTTAGTAAGTTTGCTTGCATCTAAAATAAAACCTATAGTTATATCTATAGTGCTTATATTTGTTTTAATAGTAGGAGAAAATTTAGCAGCTGTATTTGTACAAAATTTTGTGGTTAAATCTAATGAAAAGACATTGGAAAAGAAATATGTAGAATATAATATAGATTATACAAGAAAAGGCTTTAATATAGATAAAATAGATTCAAAAGATTTTCCAATAGAGAATAATTTAGCTGCAAAGGATTTGAAGGATAACAAGGAAACTATAGAAAACATAAAGGTCAATTCAGTTAATCAAGTATTAGAATATTACAACCAAATACAAGTTTTAAAATACTATTATACTTTTAAGGATATGGATGTAGATAGATACAATATTAATGGTAAGAATACTCAAGTATTCATGGCCGCTAGAGAAATAGATGTGGATTCCCTAAAGGATAAAGCTAGCACTTGGCAAAATAGACATCTTACTTATACTCATGGGTATGGAGTAGCTATGAATAAAGTTAATGCAGTTACCAGCTCAGGAAAGCCTGAATTTTTAGTAAAGGATATTCCCGTTGAAAATAATATGAATATAGATTTAAAAGATCCTAGAATATATTTTGGTGAAGAAACCAGCGAGTATGCCGTTGTTAATACTAAAATAGGAGAATTAGATTATCCAGATGGTAATACAAATAAAACCACTAAATATAGTGGAACTGCAGGAATTAAAATGAATGGATTAAATAAAGTTTTATTTTCTATATACGAGAAGAATCCTAAATTTCTACTTTCAAGAGATATAACTAAGGAGAGTAAAATAGTTATAAATAGAAATATAATGGAGAGAGTGAAGAAAATAGCACCATTTATTTTATACGATAAAGACCCATATATAGTTATGAATGAAGGAAAACTATATTGGATAATGGATGGATATAGTGTGTCAGATAGATATCCTTTTTCACAGCCATATAATGGTATAAATTATATAAGAAATTCTGTAAAAGTAGTTATAGATGCAGTAAATGGAGATACAGATTTTTATGTAATAGATGATAAAGATCCAGTTGTACAGAATTTTTCTAAAATATTCCCTAAACTATTTAAAGAATACTCAAAGATGCCAGAAGGTTTAAAGGGACATATTAAATATCCAGAGGATTTATTTAATATACAATGTAATGTCCTTGGTAAATATCATGTAACAGATCCTATGGTATTTTACAGTGGAGATGATTTATGGGATGTATCAAAAAATGAGAAGCAAGTAGAAAATGAAAAGAAGGAAGAAAAAAATCCACCATCATATATAATCATGAAATTACCTGGGGAAAGTAAAGAAGAGATGGTAGTTACCCAATATTTTAATGTAAATAGAAAAAATAATATGGAAGCTTTGCTTTGCGGCAGAATGGATGGAGAAAACTATGGTAAATTAATTTTGTATAATTTTAATAATGAGTCAGTAGAGAGCCCCTACTTATTTAAGCAAAGTATAAAACAAGATGCCAATATATCAAAAGAAATATCACTTTGGAATCAAAAAGGTTCTGGTTCAGGAGTTATTTTTGGTGATACTCAAATAATACCTATAAAAAATTCACTATTATATGTAGAACCTCTTTATATAAGGGCCAGTGGTAAGGAAAGTATCCCTCAGATGAAAAGAGTAATTATATCCTATGGAGATAAGATGGTCATAGAAGAGAATATAGAAAAAGCATTAAATGAAATATTTAATATAAAAAATAAAGAAGAGGAAAAAGCTTCAAAGGATGAACAAAAGGAAAAAACTGAGCAGTTAGATAATAGTGAATTTAAAAAGGCCAAAGAGTTATATGATAAAGCTATGGAAGCACAGAAAAAAGGTGATTGGGCTAATTATGGTGAATATATAAATCAGTTAGGAAAGTTATTAGAAAATGTTATTAAATAA
- a CDS encoding helix-turn-helix domain-containing protein, whose translation MQVKAKLDNVYTPKEVAPMLRLHINSVYELVATGELRAIRVGRKILISETAIGEFINGDSGCNK comes from the coding sequence ATGCAAGTTAAAGCAAAATTAGATAATGTGTATACACCCAAGGAAGTTGCTCCAATGCTTAGATTACACATAAACAGTGTTTATGAATTAGTTGCAACAGGAGAATTGAGAGCTATAAGAGTAGGTAGAAAAATATTAATAAGTGAAACTGCTATAGGTGAATTTATAAATGGTGATAGTGGTTGTAATAAGTAG
- a CDS encoding transcriptional regulator, with amino-acid sequence MQGWIKLYRELLQSDVFYNEKLLKVFIWCLCKASHTNHMQMVGRQSVPLEPGQFVTGRLKAGIELNMPPSTAWDYLKLLERSGTMNIKSNNKFSIVTIENWGKYQNDIKNPTTNEQQMDNKPTTNEQQMNTNKNGKNDKNVKKNIYSDIFNLYLEQEIIKHKELTDTMKKAIDKATKKFSIDEIKLAITRYGVMYRDKENTYAKDYCKYKWTLQELLTREKGISEFLNEGGKWIRYTDKQQGNNFEDKKTQEAYAALEHLKGGIEFD; translated from the coding sequence GTGCAAGGATGGATAAAACTTTACAGAGAATTACTTCAAAGCGACGTGTTCTATAATGAAAAGCTATTAAAAGTGTTTATTTGGTGTTTATGCAAAGCAAGTCATACTAATCATATGCAAATGGTAGGTAGACAATCTGTACCATTAGAACCTGGGCAATTTGTTACAGGTAGACTAAAAGCCGGAATAGAATTAAATATGCCACCATCTACTGCATGGGATTATTTAAAACTTTTAGAACGTAGTGGCACTATGAATATAAAGTCCAACAACAAATTTTCTATTGTAACCATTGAAAACTGGGGAAAATATCAAAATGATATTAAAAATCCGACAACAAATGAACAACAAATGGACAACAAGCCGACAACAAATGAACAACAAATGAACACAAACAAGAATGGTAAGAATGATAAGAATGTAAAGAAAAATATATATAGTGATATTTTTAATCTGTATTTAGAACAGGAAATAATTAAACATAAAGAATTAACTGACACTATGAAAAAAGCAATAGATAAAGCAACTAAGAAATTTTCTATAGATGAAATTAAATTAGCGATAACTAGATATGGGGTTATGTACAGAGATAAAGAAAATACCTATGCTAAAGACTATTGTAAATATAAATGGACATTACAGGAACTATTAACAAGAGAAAAGGGAATATCAGAGTTTTTAAATGAAGGGGGTAAATGGATTAGATACACAGATAAGCAGCAAGGCAATAATTTTGAAGATAAGAAAACACAAGAAGCATATGCAGCACTAGAGCACTTAAAAGGAGGGATAGAGTTTGATTAA
- a CDS encoding GNAT family N-acetyltransferase, with protein MLKGKKVILKSMERKEVSNIYNILCDKEVREFDGAYIILPSKEYILEKFHEITSGNTKYLTIVNEKGLTIGYITYKECKDGVNVYSLGITIGKNFWGKGYGQDSINTLLSYLFLDKGATRVELEVVDLNLKAINCYKKCGFKEEGQKRNRYFVKGKYTNIVIMGILKEEFVL; from the coding sequence GTGTTAAAGGGTAAAAAGGTGATTTTAAAGTCAATGGAAAGAAAAGAAGTATCTAATATATACAATATATTATGTGATAAAGAAGTTAGGGAATTCGATGGTGCATATATTATATTGCCAAGCAAAGAGTACATATTAGAAAAATTCCATGAAATTACGTCAGGAAATACCAAATATTTAACAATAGTAAATGAAAAGGGACTTACTATAGGATACATAACCTATAAAGAATGTAAAGATGGCGTAAATGTATATTCTTTGGGCATAACAATAGGTAAAAATTTTTGGGGAAAAGGATATGGTCAAGATTCAATAAATACTTTGTTAAGCTATTTATTTCTAGATAAAGGAGCTACTAGAGTAGAGCTAGAAGTGGTAGACTTAAATTTAAAAGCTATAAATTGTTATAAAAAGTGTGGATTTAAAGAAGAGGGCCAGAAGCGAAATAGATATTTTGTTAAAGGTAAATACACTAATATAGTTATTATGGGTATATTAAAGGAAGAATTTGTATTATAA
- a CDS encoding helix-turn-helix transcriptional regulator → MGLKLKLKRIEKGFKQGELAEKVGISRYYLSALENGRAKNPSILVMKKISEILETSVEELFFNE, encoded by the coding sequence ATGGGCTTAAAATTAAAACTTAAAAGAATAGAAAAAGGCTTTAAACAAGGTGAGTTAGCTGAAAAAGTAGGTATTTCAAGATATTATTTATCAGCTTTAGAGAATGGCAGAGCTAAGAATCCAAGTATTCTAGTAATGAAAAAAATATCTGAAATACTTGAAACATCAGTGGAAGAATTATTCTTCAATGAATAG
- a CDS encoding NAD(P)/FAD-dependent oxidoreductase: MDYDVLILGGGLSGCAIAYELSKYSLNIALIEKDYDIADDISLVNTAMIYDGIENEYDLMAKLEKAGNKEFDSLTSKFKVPFKRIGTLMLARDIEHQEILKNMYERAIKRKIEDIAFLSSKYIKQIEPNLNIGFIGGIYTKNTGVVCPYDLAIAYGEVAFDNGVKFKLEEEVIDIEKISKGYRVITNKNKFKCKIVINTTPGENYSINVHKKVCPKKSIVNVKYLLLDKNFKRNLEHILFLINKKNEKIMVIPTLQDGTIISMYSKENISYEYFINSITEVFPDIDNKNIRNFYQGESYQSSIVIDDSSIDEGYIKVNGKNYSEVTMTPFIARMICETVVNNLNCKLNKDFNDKRREFYKFRDLSDEEIEQVVSINEKYGKIICHCQKVTEGEIIDAIRRPLGARTLEGIKRRTGAAYGGCQGANCINKIISILARETNKNFTDIVKDSKDSKVVLSRIKEFDEV, translated from the coding sequence ATGGATTATGATGTTTTAATATTAGGGGGAGGCTTATCAGGATGCGCTATAGCTTATGAACTATCAAAATATAGTTTAAATATAGCTTTAATAGAAAAAGATTATGATATAGCTGATGACATTTCTTTAGTAAATACTGCTATGATTTATGACGGTATTGAAAATGAATATGATTTAATGGCTAAATTAGAAAAAGCGGGAAATAAAGAGTTTGATAGTTTAACTTCTAAATTTAAAGTTCCATTTAAAAGGATAGGAACTTTAATGCTTGCAAGGGATATAGAGCATCAAGAAATCCTCAAGAATATGTATGAAAGAGCTATAAAAAGAAAAATAGAGGATATAGCCTTTTTAAGCAGTAAGTATATAAAGCAAATTGAGCCAAACTTGAACATAGGTTTTATTGGAGGTATTTATACTAAAAATACAGGAGTGGTATGTCCATATGATTTAGCTATTGCTTATGGAGAAGTGGCTTTTGATAATGGAGTTAAATTTAAATTAGAAGAGGAAGTTATAGATATAGAAAAAATATCTAAAGGTTATAGGGTTATCACAAATAAAAACAAATTTAAATGTAAAATAGTTATAAACACTACTCCAGGAGAAAATTACAGTATAAATGTTCATAAAAAAGTATGCCCTAAAAAATCCATAGTAAATGTTAAGTATCTTCTTTTGGATAAGAACTTTAAAAGAAATCTAGAGCATATTTTATTTTTAATAAATAAAAAAAATGAAAAAATAATGGTAATACCTACTTTACAAGATGGGACAATTATATCTATGTACAGCAAAGAAAATATAAGTTATGAGTATTTTATAAATAGTATAACTGAAGTATTTCCAGACATAGATAATAAAAATATTAGAAATTTTTATCAAGGAGAGTCGTATCAAAGTAGTATAGTTATAGATGATAGTAGTATAGATGAGGGGTATATAAAAGTTAATGGAAAAAATTATAGTGAAGTAACTATGACTCCATTTATAGCTAGAATGATATGTGAAACTGTGGTGAATAATTTAAATTGTAAATTAAATAAAGATTTTAATGATAAGAGAAGAGAGTTTTACAAATTTAGAGATTTATCTGATGAAGAGATAGAGCAAGTTGTAAGTATAAATGAAAAGTATGGTAAGATAATATGCCATTGCCAAAAGGTTACAGAAGGGGAAATAATAGATGCTATAAGAAGACCTTTAGGAGCACGTACATTAGAAGGAATAAAAAGAAGGACTGGAGCAGCATATGGCGGCTGTCAAGGAGCTAATTGTATAAATAAAATAATATCTATATTGGCAAGGGAAACTAATAAAAATTTTACAGATATAGTTAAAGATTCTAAAGACTCAAAAGTGGTTTTAAGTAGAATTAAAGAGTTTGACGAGGTTTAA